The nucleotide sequence TGTGGGACGTTAAAGCACCCTTTATGTACGTCACAGCAGCATGGCCCCCGAAAGTCTACACAGAGCCGATGTGGCCTGGTACTTAAACAGGTACATCTTTTAGCCCAGTCTGCCTCTCCAGTTGATTCCTGGTTTTGCTTGGTTTTACATTTGGAGGGGAGTTCTTCAGTACAAGACCGTGTCTCGCCCCATTCTCTAGCCTCACAAAACAAGAGTTGAGAGTCTTAAGCACCTGAGGTGTAGACACTATCCCAAGCCAAGCCACACTCCCCCACAATCGGCCATCCCCTCGAATACAAGGCTGGAGCTTAATTGCAAATTCGACTTTCTTCCTGAAAGCTTGTATTGGAAGGGGAGGGTGGGCGCTATACATTTCCTCCTTAGGGAGGCTCCAGCCCCACCTTCGGAAGTGGATTCTACCTGCTTAGTAAGAGACACTTTAGCCTTTGGGATCAAACCAAGGATTGGAATCTCACTTTTAAACTCCTTGCCAGCCCCCAAAAGatttgatttttctgaaaaactAGTTTCTTCATCCAAGTCCATCCCTCCAGTAACGACACTTGTGACTCCTGGTGATCCCAAGTTTTTAAATGCTGAATATTAACACTGAGCATTAACTGTCTTGTTAAGCAAAAGGCCTTTTCTACAACCCAGTTCATCTCGTTTCTGGTGCTACCTGAGCTGGACACGATTCTAGCTCTTGGTTGCTAGAAAAGCTAAGCCTAGGCCTCCAATcacaggaccagacagcttcggTCCCCCTCAGTCTAGGCCTGGATAAAAAGTCTATTACTGCAACTCTGGtgattttccagtttcctttctcGCATTCTGTATACAGGTAGTATTTTCAATGTGAATCCAAAGCTTGTCTGGTtctctgaaaacaacaaaaaaaattttttttgccttctagGTCCTTTACATTGTGATAATGCTGTatttaaagagaatatttaaatgtaatattaaagaaatatcaaaagaatggtgtgttattttttatcttgGCAGGCCACAATTTAGTTACTTGTTAGAGAAAGGGTGCTTCTCCAGCGTTGTATATAAAACTAATTAGGTCAGTTAGATGTTAATGAGAGAAATGTTTTATGATGGAAAAATAGAACCTCCTCTTTGGAGCATCAAGACCTTGCCTTGCATCGTACGCCCTTATGTGCCCCTTATCCTGGAGCTTGATCCTGCCCTGTTGAAGCTTTTCCCTGTCTACAGTCCATACCCTGGGGGCTCATTTGCTAATCCCATTTTTTTATCtcgtatatatataatttttacgtattatgtgtgtatgtaatcTATAAAGTTCTCTATTCCTTGTTATCATCTTAAAATTGAACTAAGAGGGTCGTCAGATCCGTTCCTTCAAAGCTTCCATCCCATCAAAAGTTCCTATCCCAACCGCCTACCTCTGCATTGGTGAGGTTACGCCAGTCCAGTCGAAGGAGTCGCAGCAAAATAGAGTGAGCAGAAGTCATTTCCAGCAACTGGTGTCAGGCAGTCTTTACTTGGCTTTAACACAGCGCCTCATGCATTAACAATAAGTTACTACAGGTCAGGACTGTACAAGGGCAGAAGCGAAACCCCACTTACTCTCGATGCGGGCCGCTCCTGGTCTCCCAAGAGACCGTCGTTAGTGCCTCAGGCGGCTCAGCGGGGCCCCAAGGCGGCCGCTGCAGGTTACAGCTGGCCGACCAGCTGGCCCGGCCGCAGCACAGGGGAGGTAGCAGAGTTTAAGATCCTTAGAGGCTGAACCACAGCCCGGAAATTAAGACAAGGTGGGGTGAAGGCTATAAACAAGGAAAGGGTCAAGTAGCACTTGtatttccttttaccttttccATTAGAATGTTCCCATATATGAATGACTAtttgttttaaagggaaaaaaaggcatttaaaggattggaaaaggaaagggagtggTTAGCCCAGTGAGGGgaccaaaaatacaaataaaaataaaaagcctattTTTGGTCATAACAAAAGAGATTGAGGGCAGCATCACAGTACATGCACAGATGTAAATGTaagccctgcctctctccccagccggAAACTGTAACAAAAACACAGCTGTAAAGAATGTGGCAGTGGTTAAGTCCAAGGCTGCTAGGACTCGCCCCACCTGGGGCAAAAGCTCACTTCCTATGATCTGAACTTAAAACATTGCAATTAGAGCCCAGTACAGAGGCTGCTTCGAGTTCTGGCTGATTGTGAGGAAGGTGGGAGGACACTTCCAGTAAGAGGGTCTGTTACAGTTCCAGCTCCCTCCCTCACGGGTCCCCAGCCGTGGCACCTGCTCCTCTGCCTCCCATGCCCCTGCCAGGGCACGCAGACGCTTTGCCGGCCAGTGCTGTTCGGTACCACGCTGCCATGTGACTGCGGGCCGAGCCCATCCACTCCACGTTCACTCAGCGCCTTGAGCCGGTATAGTTGATGGACAGCAGGACCACGTTGTGCAGCAAGAGGGACAGCTCAGCTTCTGAAAACATCATCAATGTTAATGGCTTAGCCATGGAACGGTCAGCCTTCTAACCGCTCTGGGGGCAGGGCTTGATCCTGGAGTcgggatggaggaggggaggtgtGATATCAAGAGAGACTACTGTTGTCCAAGGTCCCCTGCTTCACCCCAGTCCCTGCAGGtaagctttcctttccttccaccagctattcctttctcttcatcctcaTTTCTTGGCTCTCATGTGGCGGTGGGAGAAAATTCTGAGATGGTAATGGCAGTGAACACTATTGTCACCCTTGGGATTCTTCTGCTAGAGCTGGTGTCTGGAAACACTTCTTGGCTCCAAGGAGATTAGTAGGCCTACCCTCATATTCACAGGCTTAGAAAACATCAAAGCCCAGCCAAAGGTTCCAGCCCCAGGCCTAATCCTCACCCTCAGATACTTTTTATTTAGCCAACTGTTTTTgatttggtgtttttttcttaagatttttttaatcttaaacttttttttaatgtttcatttatttttgagaaagagagacagaatgtgagcaggggaggggcagtgagagagagggagacccagaatgtgaagcaggctccaggctctgagctgtcagcacagggcccgacgtggggcttgaactcatgaaccgtgagatcatgagctgagccaaagttggacacctaactgactgagccacccaggtgccccaagatttatttttaacccctctctatacccaatgtggagcgagaaatcacaaccctgagatcaagagttgtttgatctactgactgagtcagccagtgCTCTGAGGGGTTTTGCTGTGAATTTGAATACCTTTAGACTGGAGCTTCTCACCTGGGATAATTctattcccctttcccccactggACATCCAGCAATGTCGGGAGACATTTCTGATTGTAAGAACTGGGGTGGAgggtgctgctggcatctagtgggtagagagcAGGGATACTGCCAGACCCTCTAACGCACAGGATAGCCCCACGACTCAGCAGTGGTGCTGGGGCTGAGACGCTGCCTCAGACAGGCATGCATGCGGGCTTGGCTCCCAGGCCCCATTACTGCCTCTGTCTCGCACAGTCTGCTTCATTACCTGCTTGGCCCCTGCAGCCAAATGAGTTTATGCcctttcaattatatatatacattagatAAGGGTCTCACAGTACTCAATAATCAACTCCAAAACGATCTCAGAGTAAAATATAGAAGTTATTTGGATTTCAGCAGCATAACCACAGGGAGAGCCACAGACCTTTCAGGCTGCAGGAGATCTGTAGCCATTCTCCCAGCCAAGTCCGACAGCTCTCTTCAGCGGTGTGGGTAGAATTGAGGCCACGAAGATAACAAGCCTGTATCACCCGGAAGAGAAAGAGCCCTCAATAATCACATGGCAAGCATGACTATGAACTGCAGACCCcctaataatttaaaatctccTTTACGTAAGTTACAACCTCATCCCCACAAGAAACCTTTCTCCGTGGCAATCTGAACTACGACAGACGAGAAGCAAAGAGGCCTATCTAATCAAAAACGGTAGGCCTCAAGAACAGTGTCCTTGGTTTTTGAAGGGccagaagagaagaaacataAGCCAAAACTACTCTGGGCAATTCCCTCCCGTGCGTTAAGTTCGCtgagaaaaaagacacagaaatgaagtGAAAGAATACAGAGTTTGGGCTTTGTTCTAACAAGCAAAACATGGAGGTCTCTGTAAGCTCCCAGCTCTGTGAGCTGAAAAGCCCACGAAGGACTGAGAGATGATGTGGCCGTCAAGTTCTTACCGATTTCACTTCCTGCGGGGTCAGGNNNNNNNNNNNNNNNNNNNNNNNNNNNNNNNNNNNNNNNNNNNNNNNNNNNNNNNNNNNNNNNNNNNNNNNNNNNNNNNNNNNNNNNNNNNNNNNNNNNNCACAGCACCACCGCCCACAGCACAGGAGGAGGAAGCGAACACAGTACCACCGCGCACAGCGCAGGCGAGGCTGCACGACAGAGAGAGCCTCGGAGTGCTCACCATTTGCAAAGCGTGGAGCTGGTTCATGCCCAGAGGATGGTTAGAGAAACACTCTCTCACAGCCAGGATATCATGTACTGCTGGGTGGGCACCATGCTGTATCTTGGGAGAGCCAAGAGATTGGTAGAGGTTAGGAAGCTCCTGACTGGCCCTCTTTCCTAGTTTTAGTGCAAACTGGATCTAACAGGAGTCCTAGTTTGCAGGAAGGGTTAGCTGGAGGAATACCTTGGTGCACAGCTCTGTCATATGCCACCGGAGTCCTGCATCAGAAACGAGAGGGATAACCCTTTCTAAATAACCAAGGATTTCTGGGTGGGACTGCTTCCGGAGAGCATGATAGATGTCTAAGAAATCAATTTGTTGCTTTGGGGTCCAGAAATGTTGGATCAGTAGCTGCCTAGGAAACAGGTacctgaaaggaaaaggaagcacaATGTTACTTGCTGGAACGGGCATCTTTAAAGCGATCTAAGAAAGCATTTGGTAGATAAGAATGCTAGGAAGAAGAAATCAAGGCATCACTTCCCTACCTCACTGTTCTTTCTGTAAATGAGTCTCAGACGACGGTTTAAAGACACACTGAAGCACAATTTCTAGCAACACTGCTTCTTTTCACATAACCTCAGTAGTGGTGGAAAAGCCTCGCATGCAGTAATTAGATAAAATGACTCGTTTTGAACTAAAGCACTTGAAGAACATATTTTGGACAGACCGGGAGATAGATGCCGAGCTGGTCATTACATGTGATGGTGACAACCTCACACTGTAGTGTAGTCCGTATGTGTATATAAAGTGTGAaaatcaaatttgttttttaattcatttttctgcatgtgtggTGGTTTTAAAGCATGGCCACAAATTCTCCAGCACCCCTCCTGTTGAGAAGTAAGGTCTGTGTCCCAATTACTTTTAAATCTGGGTGATTGATTCAACCAATAAAACAGCAGAAGTGAGTCTTTGTGACTTCCAAGGCTAGGTTATAAAAGGCCACCCGGCTTCTTGTTTGCTGAGACACTCACCCGTGGAGCCCTGCGCTGCCATGTCAGAAGTCCTATTACTCTGAGGCCCCCATACTAAAGAGGCCACATATAGGCACTCTGCCAGTTGCAGCCTTCCAGCCATCCCTGCTAAGGCACCAGACATAAGAATGACCTCAGACCATCCAGACTAGTCCATTCATCTGCTAAAAATCACTGAGAGACTTCTGTCAACACcacatggaagagaaaaatcagtCGCCCACCTGAACCCTGCCCAatttcctgacccacagaaccaCGAAAAGCTATTAAGCTTTGAGGGTGTTTGTTATACAGCAACAGACAACTAAAACAACACACAAGATCCAAGCTTTAAAGTGTCATctttgggggacacctggatggctcagtcggttaaacatccaactcttgactctggctcaggtcacatggcTCAGGTTCggcagtttgagccctgcactgggctctttgctgatgtgcagagcctgcttgggattctctctctcctctctctcaaaataaataaacttaaaactgtCCCCAATTGCTAAGCCTCTCAGGGAGTGGGTTGCTGCCTCCAGGGATGATGGAAAAGGTCATAATCTTATTTCCCACCACACAAGGGCAGCTAAGAGACAGGAAAAGTCTAAGCTCCCTACACCTACAGCAAACCCAGTTTTCCAAGTGTTACCAAGTGGCTAATTAGAAGACTGGAACAGGAAATGTGATAATCtctatttctaaaatggaaagttcttcttaaaataatttttaattaaaaataatctatatatCTTCAATATGCTGGGAAGATAGAAGTCTGTACTCACATTAGCAAGAAGACCAGGTAGTTGGCAAAGGGTGGAATGGAAATAATACCTAGGAAAAGACACTTGGTGACGTCTCGACGGAActaaacagaaataaacacagatgCAGTTTTAACCCAAGTAAGTTCTTAATACAATGGACAATCCCTCCCCAATGCTGTGCGATAAACATCTATTCCAGCCCAGAGAAGGATCAAGGTTATAGTTATAGGTTCCTTGAGGACAGAGgccctgatttgttcatttttgtatcccAAATAATGTCTAGAAGGCCTGACATTATAACAAATCCCTCAACAAATTCTTCCTGATATGCCAAATGGGTCCTAGGTTCTCACTCTCAGTTTCAAAGTCACACTAAAGTGAACACCTATCAAGTCACTACCAAATACTACTTTCCTGCTGCCTTTTGGATCCTTGCAGATTCTTATATATTCAGAAATGGACTGGATTTTAGTGTTCACAACTTTTACTCAGAAAGTATGCCAGAATCTCTCTGGAGTTCTGTTACAGAGAGCTACAACTCTAAATAAACCCAATTCGGACACATAGGCAGATGCTCTTACTTAGTTTGATACTTTGATCTCATACCAGAGGGGAAACGGCTGATCAGTGATGAAcacaataggaaagaaaaaaaaacttgagatcTTGGTTAACTTTAATAACCTCACCATGAACTTCTGGGTATCTGCCCCTGGCCCATACCTGTCTCAAATGCTCCATCTCCCGGTATGAAAGTTGATGAAACTTTACATTGTGCTTCCACATATATGTCTTTATTCTTCTAGCCTTTTTGGCATCAGCCCAAAACATCTGCAATCCTGCCTCATTAAAGTAGAGGACAGAGGGTGGTGTTATCCCAGTGTGAATCTCACCACGGGCTCCCACTCCAATTCTACCCGCAAAGCACATACTTGTCCCTCCCCCAAACTACTCTAAATCAAAGCTCGAAACTAGGACATTTAAAACTCTTGTGAAGCCAACCTGtatctcttttctcattcttccccacctccaccccccccaTCTTCCAGCCAAGATGGCCTTCTGTGATCTACTATAGAATGGTCTCCCTCTTCTGGTTCATTGTTCGCTCCCTCTTTACGATAAAAATtcaaggggtgctgggtggcttggtccggtgagcgtccgactcttgatctcggctcaggccatgatctcacagcctacgggatcaagcctcgcatcgagctctatgctgacagtgtggaacttgctagggattctctttccctctctgcccttcacccactgtGCACGAGTGcgccctctcttaaaataaacatttaaaaataaaaacattcaagagCTCCCTAACTTCAGGAAGTCTTGCTCAATGAACCCTATGTATTTCCCAACCAGATATTAACTTATCTCCTTTCTAGAACACTTTCAGAAATACAATTCAACATATTTCTATGgttaacttttttcttcatttgttgatTAGTCTTACATTTTATCTAGGGCTTTAGTTCTTAAAAATGCTTTCCtatttatgaatgaaatgataTAGTGTCTAGGTTGGCTTCAAAATTGTACAGGAGAAGACAAGTGTATAAATGAAGACTGGCAGCCATGAGTTGGTAACTGTTGAAGTGAGACTGAATGTATGGAAATTCACGAcatttttctctctacttttgtgtatatttaaaactttacataattaaaagcttaaaaacaaaccaaccaaaataTTTGTTCAGACCCTTTACTCATTTAATCCTAGTTATAAACCCGGGAGCAGATGAGGTAGCCattctatttctactttaaattttcCACGAAGCTAGTAATGATCATAATATTCACAGCTGACAGTATGGTACTTTATTGTAATTGGAGTTATGATAAAAGTACAGAGTACAATAATAGAGATACATTTATTAAGCACGTACTATGATCGGGTCATGAGTACTTTACAAATATTGATGTATTTAATTTCACAACCATGTGGTCAATAGTTAGGttctattattttctgtattgtacagatgaaaaaaaaacaaggaacagagaggttaagtaactagTCCAATCACACAGCCAGTGacaagccaggatttgaacccaggcagtctggcacCAGACTGGACACGCGTCATTATACCATCTCCTGGGAACTAGCACAGCTctgattttaatgaaaacatcCAGAAAACAAGTATATGCAGTGCTATTTCCACAATATGCTACTTAGGATAGATTTGTGACAACCATCAGACTACATCTGCTTATGGGCCAAGTCCACTGACAAATCACAGGGCAGGTCTGTGCAGCCACAGACGTCTGGCCTTGTGCATTTCCACCATAGTCAGCTGCGTGTGGTTAAGAAAAGTGCAAAAATACCTACgtgtgccccccctccccgccctgccaGATGTTGTCAGTTGTTGTCATAATACTTTTCTAGAAACATTCTCCAAATGTGCTAACTTAAAAGAACTCACTCAAAGCTCAAGCATTTATGAAATAGAaactctccccagctcacatcaCATAGCAGAACATGCAAACACTCTTACTCATTCTCTTTGACACTGCTCATGAACGGATTCTAGGGACTTGCTTTGGTATTACCTTTCATGAAGATTGTGTACAGGACATAGAAGCGGGGGAAATGACGACCCAAGAAACGATGGTATTTCCCATTAATCACTTTTGTCTTGGTCACCACATAAGAAATCAAGCTCTTCACATCTGCCTTTGGAGAAAGGTGAAGCTTTGAAGACCTATAAGGAAGATCAAAGAGACTATCTAGGAATCAGTCCTGCAGCCCGTTCATGCTAATGTAAAACACCAGGTCTCGGAGAATGTATGCTACGATCTGAAACTTCTGAAATCCAAGGAAGATCTTGGGCTCAGGGACAGATAAGCAATCAGacggagaaaagaaaaacagatcgGGCAGATGAGAGATCAGACAGGAAGGAATGTCGGGCGGGGGTAGGAGTCTGCAGGGAGCGCAAGGCCTGAGGGGCCGTTTGAACAGCAAGCTAAGGCCAGAGGGATGGGATCCAGATAGTAGCCGGAAAGCCTGAGTAGAAAAAAAGGGAGGCTGCAAGAGTTCAGAGTACGTGGGGAATTCGGACAACACGGAGCACTGAGAGTTGAAGAGGGTCAGAAAGCCACATCACTAGTGAGGATCGGGGTGCAAATTCTGAGCAGAATTAAATCCCGGGGCTAGGACATGTACCGCTAAGAATTAAGAGACAGCATGCAAACAAGGTTGAGAGACTGGACGGGTCTGAACATCAGAAACGCTTTCCTTTCTCCCAGGTCCCTCACCGAGGGAccccccaggccaggccagagcGAACAAGTTGCAGCTTCCGGGTGACATAAGGTCCGTGGGTGACTGCCGAACCCCACAGAGCAGCCCGAGCCCAGCACACCCTGGAGAGCGCCATCTTCACAGcgagggaggggggcgggagagaggaaaagaggtcGCTTTGGGGTCAAAGTTCACCGTACGTCACGTTCGTCCCAGAACGCATGCCCGTTTCCCGAGCGCTGATTGGTAGCCATAGACGGCCTGTCTGGCGTTCCCCGGGCGAGGAACTTATGCTAGCGAAGTGGCGAAAGGAGGAGCAGGATTGGATGCAGCCAGTATTTCCTTGTTTAAAAGCGCCGGAAGCGGGCTGTCCCGGAGGGAATGAGGACCTACGGCAGTGGTTGGGTTTGTGATCTTGAGACGTCCTCTCTCTGAGAACCTGCTGACCTCTGGCGAGTCACTAGGACTTCCTATAGCCGCCCTTGCCCTCTGTCCTTACCCCGGGCCTCGGGGCCTTGACACGCCGCGGGGACGTTGCGGGGAGGGTGCCCGTGTCACTGTGGCAGTGCCTGGGGCCAAGGCGCCTTCTGGGAGCTGGGGACTCGAGGCGCCCTCTAGTGGTGGCGGCCGGGAACTGTCCAGTGTCAGTCGAGGCGATGAGGGAGCGGCCCCTGTGCACACTAAGTACCTTTTAACTTTAGTCAGCTTTTTCCAAACTAGGTTGGTAGGAAAGTGTCTTTCCTTAAAAACCTCCTGAAGATCAAGGTCGGAGCTGAAGTGTTACTTTTCTGAGACGCTTTTTCTGACCACTTTATCCAAAGTAATGCCAACAAAAAGATACCCATTTTCTCCATCACCTtgtgcgtgtatatatatatatttttttaacttaaattgtAATTAACATACTGTGCAATATTGGTtccaagagtagaattcagtgattcatcccttatatacaacacccaatgcttcttcacaagtgccctctttagtaCCCCTTCCCCTTCTAacccactccccacccacctccctccatcaacttaTCACTTAACATTGTTTATACATTTGTTTCCCTGTTTGGCTGGCTCCCTGAACTAGACTGAGGGCAAGCACCTTCCTGCCTTATTCATTGCTGTACCCTGCCCCTAATACTAGGTGCCGTGCTTGGGAggtagtaggtgttcaataaatatttttgaataaattaattatggAAACTGGAAAGGGTTTTTAGAAGTGGTACTTAGCTGCCACCAAGAGTTAGTTTACAGTCTTGAGTACATATGAATACCCATCATGGAGAGTAGTAAAAAGCATCCTATTGGGAAACAGcatctaagggcacctgggtggctcagtcgg is from Suricata suricatta isolate VVHF042 chromosome 10, meerkat_22Aug2017_6uvM2_HiC, whole genome shotgun sequence and encodes:
- the LETMD1 gene encoding LETM1 domain-containing protein 1 produces the protein MALSRVCWARAALWGSAVTHGPYVTRKLQLVRSGLAWGVPRSSKLHLSPKADVKSLISYVVTKTKVINGKYHRFLGRHFPRFYVLYTIFMKGLQMFWADAKKARRIKTYMWKHNVKFHQLSYREMEHLRQFRRDVTKCLFLGIISIPPFANYLVFLLMYLFPRQLLIQHFWTPKQQIDFLDIYHALRKQSHPEILGYLERVIPLVSDAGLRWHMTELCTKIQHGAHPAVHDILAVRECFSNHPLGMNQLHALQMVSTPRLSLSCSLACAVRGGTVFASSSCAVGXLTPQEVKSACYLRGLNSTHTAEESCRTWLGEWLQISCSLKEAELSLLLHNVVLLSINYTGSRR